The genomic segment CGTAGTTATAACCGTTAGGGTAGCCCCCATGATACAAGCAGCCAGGCATCGTCACGACGATGAACCCAACGAGATATGCAAACCGGTATGGCATGCGACCAGTCCCTCTGGAACGGACACAGAACTGTCGACGCGCCGTCGCCCCCCAGCGTCGGATCGGGCGGGATTGTAAGGATGGTGAGAATCGTGTCCATACCGGTTCGGCAGAAATTGCCGCGTTAGACTCTACAGCGTCGCAAAGATGCGCCGTTTCTGCCGAGTCGCTAGAGGATCGTCGAGACGCAGGGCGTGCGTCTCGACCTTGTCGATCCGTCAGTTTTGCTTGACGTGGGTGAAATAGAAGAGGGCGCTCAGGGGGACGCCGACGAGCAGCATCGAAACCGGCAGCCAATCCAGGCTTTGTGGCATAATGTACCGCCAGAACTTGTCCCAAAGCAGGAAAGTGTCGAGTAGCGCGGGGGTGATCAGCGCCCAGCACATCAGCACGAGGCCCAATTGCTTCCGCTGGGCTTTCTCGTCATCCGAAAACTCGCGTTTTTCTTTCTTTGGTTTTGCGGCCTTAACGGCAGCGACTGTGGCCGTACTTTTGCTGCTCTTGGATTTGGCGGGCTCGGCGACTTCTTTCCGCATTCCTTCGGCGTAATTCGCGACGATCGCCTGGTTGATTGCTTTTCCAGACGCGATGACGGGACGAATCGGCTTGCCGAATCGCAAGCGGATCTCGTCTTCCAGTTCGGCATCGGGTTCGTCGGCGCAGGCTACGACAACGGCTGCTTCGTCAATGAACAGCGGTAAGCAGTTATGGCGACGGACGACATTTTTTGGCACCATGTCCATCGCGTCATTTTCAGGAACCAAGTCACCCAAATCGACGTAGGAACGTCCCAGTTCGCTGGCAAACGCCCGCGCGGCGGTTTCCTGATCCACAATCTTCAACTGGACAATGGCATCACGGACTGTCAGGCCGGTGCGCTCAGCGTGCGCAATGGCATTCCGTGCCTGCTCGGCGGTAATCACACCTTCATCAAGCAGGTACGACGTCATGGGGCGACGCCCCGATTCGTCACGATCATCGACAACCCGTCCCTGGCTGCGATCGTACTCGACCTTCAGTTCTTCGTCGGTCAGGCACAACATTGCCTTGGCGAGTTCATTCAGCAGGGCCTGCGACTGGTTCGAATACTGGCCCGTTGCGTACTTGCGAACATGGGCGTTCAGTTTCTTGTAGTTTTTGCGAATCTTCTCGACGTCGTCTTCGAACTGCACGAGTCGCAATAGCTGATAGTGATCGGGTGGCCGCGGACCTTCGGGAATGCCGAGCCAATCTTTGTAGACGTCGATCGTCACCAGGGAAACCTCCTGTTATGTCGTCATCGATGCGGCTGTTTCGACGAAATGCTCCTTCATCGTACTGCGGGCGCACAGCGCCCGCAGTGATTGGACCAGCATCGTGGCGATTATTCCACGTGGTAGTCGCGTGCCAGCAGTTCGAAATCATTCACGTTGTTGTCGGTCAGGCCTGAATCGCGAACGATTTCCGTGGTGGCGATGCGATTGCCGGTCAGTTCCTTGGCGGCGGCATGGATTCGCCCATTCGAATCGTAGCTATACGTCACTTCGACGGGCGAGCCAGCGGGCAGATTGGGCGGCAGGTCGACGATTCGGAAATCGCCAATTTGCGTACAGGCATCTGGATCGCTGGCATCCCCTTCCAAGATATAGACGTGGATCGTTTTCTGATTCGCCGAGTTGGTGACAAACCGTTGGCTAATGCTGAACGGAATGGACGAGTTGCGGGGAATCATGACGTGATTGATTTTTCGCGTCCGGTCTTCTGGGCTGGAAACCTTGACTCCCAGCGAGTGTGAATTCACGTCATTCGTTTTGACGGAACGCAAACGAGCGGTGACCAAGTCGCTCAGGCCGGCAATCCCCCGGCTTTCGCGCGCTTCCAGAATCGCGGCGTGAATGGCGGCCCCCTGTGCCACGGCTTCTTCGGGACGCAGTTCACGTGACGGAGTTCGTTGACAGACTTCCACGAGCATCGCTTCGACAGACGGCATATAAGTCGAACCACCGACCAGAACCACTTCGTCGAGCACTTTCGGTTCGACGCCGGCCTGTTGCAGCACCAGTTCCGTCGTGTCGCGTGTGCGTTGCAGCAGGTCCGCCGTCATGCGTTCGAAGTCTTTACGCGTAAACTGCAGCGTGAGCGTCTTCCCCTTGAAGTACACCGACAACGACGTTTGAGGTTTCGTACTGAGTGCCCGCTTGGCGTCTTCGCATTCCACCGCAAAGTTACGGATGGCTTCTTCATCACTACGGGGGTCATCGCCGAATTTGCGGAAGAATTGTTCGGCGACGTGATCGGTAATCCGTTTTGTCCAGTCGATACCTCCCAGCATCACATCGCCGTCGGTGGCCAGCACGCGGAACTGGGTTGGCGTGTATCGCACGACAGTTACGTCAAACGTACCACCCCCGAGGTCGTAAACGAGGATCGTTTTGGAGTCCTGTTTGAGATCCGATCTGCCGAGTTCGCCTTTCATCCAGGCGTATGCCAGCGTGGCGGCGGTGGGTTCATTGATGATGTCGACGACGTTCAGGCCGGCGATCCGGCCTGCATCCTGGGTGGCCTTGCGGCGTACGTCGTTGAAGTAGTAGGGAACGGTAATGACGGCATTGGCGATCGGACCAATGGCCTTCTCTCCATCCTGTTTCAGCTTTTTCAGGATGAGGGCGGAAATGAATTCCGACGTCAATTTCTTGTTCTGATAGACCACGAAGTAGTCTTTGTTGCCCATCTGGCGTTTGACGGCTTCGACAATATGATCGGGCGATTCTTGTGAGATGCGTTCGAAGGATGGGCCGACGACGATTTGTCCGTCTTCACCCAACAGCACGACGGATGGGGTGATATTGCGCCCATCGGCATTCAGCAAAGAGAAGGGTTGGCCATCCTTAGTGAGTTGTGCGATCGAGGAGTAGGTTGTTCCCAGGTCGATGCCGACAGTTTGGCCTGCAATGAATTTCATGTGTCGTCGTTTCCCTGAAGTCGAAGATGAGTATCGCGAAAACCGAAATCGCCCGCGAATTCGAATGAATATGACGGGCCGAAGCACAACTCTAGGCATTTTACAGAGCGGGCGTATTCTGACCGCCCGACCAGAGGGAAATCAAGCGCCCGTTCTGTTTACAACGGCCGAACCGCCAGGTCGGGCAGGTCGTAACCCGCAGTTCGGCCCGAAAATAGGAATTCGTCGGAAAAATTTGTTGCTCGACGTCGTCGGGCAACCGAAATATCCTCGACGATTGCGGCTTGCCGAAATTGACCGATTCCACTACCGTCCAACGACATATGAGGCATGGATTGCCTCGTGCTGAGAAGCCCTGTCGACCCGTTTCTGCTGGGATGGGGTGTCGCTCAGCCAGCCGCAGGACACGAATTGACGACGCTGTTGATGGTCGTTGTCGTTCTCGCCAAAAGGAGTTGACGATGAGAGGCATGCGGAACACTGGGGGCGTGGTTTCGCTGGCGTTACTGGCATCGTTGGTAGGGCACTATGCCATTCACCGCCATTTCGAACGCCGCAGTCAAGTTCCGTTGTCGCATGCCAACTTGAAGCAGGTTGCAGAGTTTGACGCGGGTTGTACGACGGACGAGGTATTCGAACCCGGGCCATCGAAACCTGGTCGCTCGCGTCTTCAACAACCCTCGGCACTGGAAGATCAGATCCGACGTGAAGTGGTCGCTGCGTTGAGTCAACAAGACCAGATCGTGCTTCCCCAAGTGCTTCAAGTGGGTGATCCCCCGTCCCAAGTCCCATCACCTGCCGATTCGTTGCCCGATGAGATTCCCGAAAGTGCCGAGCCCACGCCGGATGCCGGTGAAGCTTCAGCCGTTCGCGGTGTCATCGAACATGAGTTGTCGCATGCCACCCGGGAAGAACGCGAAATCTGGTTCGACGAGCTCAAAACGCTTCCCGCTGCGGTCGTTCGCGATCTGCTTCAGGTCCGAAAACAATTGCGGGCACTGCCGAAACTGATGGGAGGGATGCCCGAAAAGCTGGCCTCGGCCGATTTGGATGAGATTCCGAGTCGAAGTCGTGAGATCGCCGCGGAACCCGCCTCCACCCGGATTCGTTTCAATGCACCAGACCAGTTGGCCTCGTCGGCGGCTCTTGAAGCGACGATTTCGCAGTTGCGGCACAACGTCACAAATGCCGCCACGCCAGGTTTCAAACGCCTGCGTGTCACGCTTGTCGATGTTTATAGTTCCCGAATGGGGGATTCGCCTGCCACCGGCGAGCCTGCGGTATTGCAATCGCTGGGGACCCCGATTCAGGGAGAAGGGTGTCGGATGGGGCCGCTGCTCGTCGATCACACTCAAGGCACACTTCGAAAGTCCGGGCGTCCGCTCGATCTGGCCATCTCTGGTGAGGGATTTTACGTTCTTAAATCGGTGGAGAATACGTACCTGACGCGGTGTGGCGCATTCACTCTGAATCGCAATCGTCAGTTGTGTCTCGCCACGACCGGTGAAGAGCTTCTGCTACAACCTGTGATTACCGTTCCGGACGGAGTCCATGAAATTCGTGTGTCTGCCGAAGGAGCGATTTCGGTCACGAAGTCTGGTGATGTGTCCAGATCGACCGTGATCGGCACAATTTTGCTGGGGCGCGTCGCCAGTCCAATGCGATTGCAGCCGGTGGGAAGTGCGCTGTTCGCCGTGAACGACGCGTCAGGGCCGATCATCCTCGACGCGCCTGGAGCACAGGGGCAGGGCGAGTTTCATCAGGGGTTTCTCGAGCAGGCGAATGTCGATCTCGAAAAAGAGCAGGACGAGATTGAAGAGCTGACGTCAATTTTGAAGTCATTTCCCTCGCAAAGTCTTCGGCCAGCCACGGCCAGTCATTCGCACGAATCCCCCAACCGATAGTGAGAATGGCTTCTTGCATCGGGGTTGCTGGGGATTCACGGCCTCTCTGGTGTTCCCGTCAGCATGCTCGTCAGATGCCGCCATTGGTGTGCGGTGTTTTTGGTCGAAGCCTGACTCAATCGCGGAGGAATCCCAATGAGCCTTTTCAGCGAATTCAAGGCATTTATTCGACGCGGCAACGTTGTCGATCTCGCGGTGGGACTGATTATGGGGGCGGCGTTCACAAAGATCGTGAACTCGCTGGTCAATGACGTCATCATGCCGCCTATTGGCTACTTGATCGGGGGAAAGGAATTCACGGAGATCAAATTCGTGCTTCCCCGCACGAAGATCCTCGATCCCTTAGCGCCAGGCGGTCTAAAAGAGCTGGAACCCGCGACGATCAATATCGGTAGTTTTCTGCAGGCGAGCTTTGATTTTCTGCTTATTTCGATTTGCGTCTTCGCGATGATCAAAGCGATGAATGCCTTCAAGCGATCCGAGGCCGCCGCTCCGCCTGCAACACCGGAGTTGTCGCTGACCGACAAGCTGCTGACGGAAATTCGAGACGAGCTGAAGTCGCGATGAGCGGCGGATTTGCTTTGAGGCCCAACGGGGCCGGCAAGTCCCCTAGCCAGGGTCGGAGGCGTCCTCGCCGCAGGCCCTGGAATCGTTCCCACGAGACAGCGAAGGTCTGAAGGACCGACCTATCGATTCGCGATGATTCAAAGATCCACAAGACCAAATCGTATGGTCTGGCCGCAGCAACTTTTTCGCGTGGTGCGTGTTTATCATCTGAGATGATCCCATTCCCTCAATTGTGTCACGCCATGCCTCAATCCTTGTCGCGTGTTTGGTTGCATTTC from the Schlesneria paludicola DSM 18645 genome contains:
- a CDS encoding Hsp70 family protein; translated protein: MKFIAGQTVGIDLGTTYSSIAQLTKDGQPFSLLNADGRNITPSVVLLGEDGQIVVGPSFERISQESPDHIVEAVKRQMGNKDYFVVYQNKKLTSEFISALILKKLKQDGEKAIGPIANAVITVPYYFNDVRRKATQDAGRIAGLNVVDIINEPTAATLAYAWMKGELGRSDLKQDSKTILVYDLGGGTFDVTVVRYTPTQFRVLATDGDVMLGGIDWTKRITDHVAEQFFRKFGDDPRSDEEAIRNFAVECEDAKRALSTKPQTSLSVYFKGKTLTLQFTRKDFERMTADLLQRTRDTTELVLQQAGVEPKVLDEVVLVGGSTYMPSVEAMLVEVCQRTPSRELRPEEAVAQGAAIHAAILEARESRGIAGLSDLVTARLRSVKTNDVNSHSLGVKVSSPEDRTRKINHVMIPRNSSIPFSISQRFVTNSANQKTIHVYILEGDASDPDACTQIGDFRIVDLPPNLPAGSPVEVTYSYDSNGRIHAAAKELTGNRIATTEIVRDSGLTDNNVNDFELLARDYHVE
- the mscL gene encoding large-conductance mechanosensitive channel protein MscL, whose protein sequence is MSLFSEFKAFIRRGNVVDLAVGLIMGAAFTKIVNSLVNDVIMPPIGYLIGGKEFTEIKFVLPRTKILDPLAPGGLKELEPATINIGSFLQASFDFLLISICVFAMIKAMNAFKRSEAAAPPATPELSLTDKLLTEIRDELKSR
- a CDS encoding GspE/PulE/PilB domain-containing protein, yielding MTIDVYKDWLGIPEGPRPPDHYQLLRLVQFEDDVEKIRKNYKKLNAHVRKYATGQYSNQSQALLNELAKAMLCLTDEELKVEYDRSQGRVVDDRDESGRRPMTSYLLDEGVITAEQARNAIAHAERTGLTVRDAIVQLKIVDQETAARAFASELGRSYVDLGDLVPENDAMDMVPKNVVRRHNCLPLFIDEAAVVVACADEPDAELEDEIRLRFGKPIRPVIASGKAINQAIVANYAEGMRKEVAEPAKSKSSKSTATVAAVKAAKPKKEKREFSDDEKAQRKQLGLVLMCWALITPALLDTFLLWDKFWRYIMPQSLDWLPVSMLLVGVPLSALFYFTHVKQN
- a CDS encoding flagellar hook-basal body protein → MRGMRNTGGVVSLALLASLVGHYAIHRHFERRSQVPLSHANLKQVAEFDAGCTTDEVFEPGPSKPGRSRLQQPSALEDQIRREVVAALSQQDQIVLPQVLQVGDPPSQVPSPADSLPDEIPESAEPTPDAGEASAVRGVIEHELSHATREEREIWFDELKTLPAAVVRDLLQVRKQLRALPKLMGGMPEKLASADLDEIPSRSREIAAEPASTRIRFNAPDQLASSAALEATISQLRHNVTNAATPGFKRLRVTLVDVYSSRMGDSPATGEPAVLQSLGTPIQGEGCRMGPLLVDHTQGTLRKSGRPLDLAISGEGFYVLKSVENTYLTRCGAFTLNRNRQLCLATTGEELLLQPVITVPDGVHEIRVSAEGAISVTKSGDVSRSTVIGTILLGRVASPMRLQPVGSALFAVNDASGPIILDAPGAQGQGEFHQGFLEQANVDLEKEQDEIEELTSILKSFPSQSLRPATASHSHESPNR